Proteins from one bacterium genomic window:
- the dusB gene encoding tRNA dihydrouridine synthase DusB — MGKIAQAPMAGVSDSAFRRICRRLGSEITWSEMVSAEGLARGGERTMRLMRFLPEERPLGIQLFGAEPGVMERAAQHAAELEPDFIDLNFGCPVPKVIRRNGGSSLLKDPPLLERVARSAVRGAGGVPVCAKIRSGWNSNSLNYLEIGLRLFDSGVAAVTIHARTREQGYSGQADWEHIRRMKEIAPVPVIGSGDIVEPQDARRMLTATGCDSVMLGRALLGNPWLAGRVRRLLDCGEDPGAPSLEERFRVALEHLELSVEPYGQNSGVIQMRKHLGWYTRGLPGGAELRRRLFAAPGRAEVRCVLLEYLEGRDITVQKTEGGAGV, encoded by the coding sequence GTGGGAAAAATCGCCCAGGCGCCGATGGCCGGAGTGTCGGATTCGGCGTTCCGGCGTATCTGCCGCCGCCTGGGCTCGGAGATAACCTGGAGCGAGATGGTCAGCGCCGAGGGCCTGGCGCGCGGGGGAGAAAGGACAATGCGCCTGATGCGGTTCCTCCCGGAGGAGCGCCCGCTGGGCATCCAGCTTTTCGGGGCGGAGCCCGGGGTGATGGAGCGCGCCGCACAGCATGCCGCGGAGCTGGAGCCGGATTTCATCGACCTCAATTTCGGTTGCCCGGTGCCCAAAGTTATCCGGCGTAACGGCGGCTCCTCGCTGCTCAAGGACCCGCCGCTTCTTGAGCGGGTGGCCCGGTCCGCGGTGCGCGGGGCGGGCGGCGTGCCAGTGTGCGCCAAGATCCGCAGCGGCTGGAACTCCAATTCGCTCAACTACCTCGAGATTGGACTCCGCCTGTTCGACTCCGGGGTCGCGGCCGTGACGATCCACGCCCGCACCCGCGAGCAGGGCTACTCCGGGCAGGCCGACTGGGAGCATATCCGCCGCATGAAAGAGATCGCTCCGGTGCCGGTGATCGGCAGCGGGGATATCGTAGAGCCGCAGGACGCCCGCCGGATGCTGACTGCGACCGGCTGCGACAGCGTGATGCTGGGGCGGGCCCTGCTGGGCAACCCCTGGCTGGCCGGGCGGGTCCGGCGGTTGCTGGACTGCGGAGAGGACCCAGGCGCGCCCTCCCTGGAGGAACGTTTCCGGGTGGCCCTGGAGCACCTGGAGCTGAGCGTCGAGCCGTACGGCCAGAACAGCGGAGTGATCCAGATGCGCAAGCACCTGGGCTGGTACACCCGCGGACTGCCCGGCGGGGCCGAGCTGCGGCGCAGGCTGTTCGCGGCGCCCGGCCGGGCGGAGGTGCGGTGTGTCCTGCTCGAATATCTGGAGGGACGGGACATAACCGTGCAGAAAACCGAGGGCGGCGCGGGGGTCTGA
- a CDS encoding endonuclease III — protein sequence MRDSDIDAVVARLEAMAAQWKTPIVTEMAEARRDPFRVLIATVLSLRTKDETTALASARLFALADTPAAMLGLSRERIAEVIYPVGFYRTKAENILELCRILLDQYEGQAPSEMEALLALPGVGRKTANLVLSLGHGLPGLCVDTHVHRISNRLGYVHTRTPEKTEFALREKLPLRYWTAWNDLLVAFGQNLCKPVSPFCSRCTLFELCARAGVIHSR from the coding sequence TTGCGGGACAGCGATATAGATGCGGTGGTGGCACGGCTCGAGGCCATGGCCGCCCAGTGGAAAACGCCGATCGTGACCGAGATGGCCGAGGCCCGCCGCGACCCGTTCCGGGTTCTTATCGCCACAGTGCTCAGCCTGCGCACCAAGGACGAGACCACGGCCTTGGCCAGCGCCCGTCTGTTCGCCCTGGCCGACACGCCCGCCGCCATGCTCGGGCTGAGCCGGGAACGGATCGCTGAGGTGATCTACCCGGTAGGGTTCTACCGCACCAAGGCCGAAAACATCCTGGAGCTTTGCCGCATCCTGCTGGACCAGTATGAGGGACAGGCGCCGTCCGAGATGGAGGCGCTTCTGGCCCTGCCCGGGGTCGGGCGCAAGACCGCGAATCTGGTTCTCAGTCTGGGCCACGGTCTGCCCGGCCTCTGCGTGGACACCCACGTGCACCGTATCTCGAACCGCCTGGGCTACGTGCACACCCGCACCCCGGAAAAGACCGAGTTCGCCCTGCGCGAAAAGCTCCCCCTGCGCTACTGGACCGCCTGGAACGACCTTCTGGTGGCGTTCGGCCAGAACCTGTGCAAGCCGGTGTCGCCATTCTGCTCGCGCTGCACTCTGTTCGAGCTCTGCGCCCGCGCCGGTGTGATCCATTCGCGCTGA